A genomic segment from Torulaspora globosa chromosome 3, complete sequence encodes:
- the TAZ1 gene encoding lysophosphatidylcholine acyltransferase (ancestral locus Anc_3.478), which translates to MSLPNVLSRGDDFLNEYPRQNPVWRFFSYGTCVLTIGLSKLVLKTLYKVELNNFGKLEKAIDRSQRENRCLMTMMNHMSVVDDPFIWGVFPWRIYHDLDSIRWCLGANNVCFKNKFLGTFFSLGQVLSTERFGVGPFQGSIDAAIRLLSPDDTLDLEWTPHHEKPEAVRLKVPPMVKTIREEYIPPVKRYKPSWLHVYPEGFVLQLHPPFSNSMRYFKWGVSRMVLEATVPPIIVPIFTTGFEKVASEEAAGTGIKRYIPSNIGAEIKVTVGDPVDDSVIEQYRKEWRDLVEKYHDPETPGDLSAELKYGKEAQDLRSRVAAELRANLARIRHEDCHLEEEDPRFKSPAWWKEYTLTEGASDPEVKFIGKNWAIRRLQDFLTEAEETNDNTSG; encoded by the coding sequence ATGTCCCTACCAAATGTGCTGTCGCGAGGTGAcgacttcttgaatgaaTATCCGCGCCAGAATCCAGTTTGGAGGTTCTTTTCGTATGGTACCTGTGTCCTAACTATCGGGCTATCGAAGTTGGTTCTCAAGACTCTTTACAAGGTTGAGTTAAACAATTTTGGTAAGTTGGAAAAGGCTATTGATCGGTCTCAGAGGGAGAACAGATGTCTTATGACCATGATGAATCATATGTCTGTGGTTGACGATCCGTTTATATGGGGCGTCTTTCCTTGGAGGATCTACCACGATCTTGACAGCATCAGATGGTGCCTTGGTGCTAACAATGTTTGCTTTAAGAACAAGTTTTTGGGTACTTTCTTCTCACTGGGCCAAGTCCTTTCAACTGAGAGGTTCGGCGTGGGTCCCTTCCAGGGCTCAATCGATGCGGCAATAAGACTGTTGAGTCCCGATGATACTCTTGACCTAGAGTGGACTCCACACCATGAGAAACCGGAGGCTGTTAGGCTGAAGGTTCCACCAATGGTGAAAACCATCAGGGAAGAGTACATACCTCCTGTGAAACGGTACAAGCCGTCCTGGTTGCATGTCTATCCAGAAGGATTTGTTCTGCAGCTGCATCCtcctttctcaaactcaATGAGGTACTTCAAGTGGGGCGTGTCAAGAATGGTATTGGAAGCGACCGTACCGCCTATCATTGTTCCAATCTTTACCACTGGGTTTGAGAAAGTCGCTTCggaagaagcagcaggCACCGGCATCAAACGCTATATACCTTCTAATATTGGAGCAGAGATCAAAGTCACTGTTGGGGATCCTGTAGATGACTCGGTCATCGAGCAATATAGGAAAGAATGGAGGGATTTGGTCGAAAAGTACCACGATCCAGAAACTCCTGGTGACCTTTCGGCAGAACTGAAATATGGTAAGGAAGCACAAGACCTACGAAGCAGAGTGGCCGCAGAATTAAGAGCCAACCTTGCTAGAATCCGTCATGAGGACTgtcatcttgaagaagaggatcCCAGGTTCAAATCTCCCGCTTGGTGGAAGGAATACACCCTTACTGAGGGTGCCTCTGATCCGGAGGTCAAATTCATTGGTAAGAATTGGGCGATTCGTAGGCTGCAAGATTTCCTAACCGAAGCTGAAGAGACAAACGACAATACGTCTGGATAA
- the LOA1 gene encoding lysophosphatidic acid acyltransferase LOA1 (ancestral locus Anc_3.477): MEKFTNWRDKGTGIAPFLPPSVGSIGVASMVGYIVLSVLKTILISPLVAVYVLTGSKPLFGLIAYILFDWKVDVTVQGVKRRLLNKREHYPHENAVYLCNSSSAVDAHVLDSIANGEPSFLIARDNQLFKMSKSQYMQFALDGSLNVKKYGKEIHSIEKSSGQVTFIFPEGTCSNGKTVLPFEIDEEHLAEFLEPLGSNVAVQVIHLKTNASLTTPLRVSKWEFVSRAIVNGVHVKVKMHEPQGLRPLEKLRVVMNDGNKFKLVSKTLNVEAKRKFVEEYEKR, encoded by the coding sequence ATGGAGAAGTTCACGAACTGGAGAGACAAAGGTACTGGGATTGCTCCTTTCCTACCACCGAGTGTCGGGTCGATCGGCGTAGCCAGCATGGTCGGTTACATCGTCTTAAGCGTTCTGAAGACAATTCTGATATCTCCATTGGTTGCGGTCTATGTGCTGACTGGGAGCAAGCCCCTGTTCGGGTTAATTGCGTATATTCTCTTTGACTGGAAGGTCGATGTTACGGTCCAAGGTGTCAAGAGACGTCTACTTAACAAACGGGAACACTATCCCCACGAGAATGCAGTTTACCTGTGCAATTCATCATCTGCGGTCGACGCCCATGTCCTTGACAGTATAGCGAACGGAGAGCCctcgttcttgatcgccAGGGACAACCAGCTGTTCAAGATGAGCAAGAGCCAGTACATGCAGTTTGCACTAGACGGTTCGTTAAACGTCAAGAAATATGGTAAAGAGATACATAGTATCGAGAAGTCCAGCGGCCAGGTAACTTTTATATTCCCCGAGGGGACCTGTTCGAACGGGAAAACAGTCCTTCCGTTTGAGATAGATGAGGAGCACTTGGCTGAGTTTTTAGAACCACTTGGAAGCAACGTAGCGGTTCAGGTCATCCATTTGAAAACCAACGCTTCTCTTACAACCCCGTTGAGGGTGTCCAAGTGGGAGTTCGTCAGCAGAGCAATAGTGAACGGCGTCCACGTCAAGGTGAAGATGCATGAGCCACAGGGCTTGAGGCCGCTCGAGAAGCTAAGAGTTGTCATGAATGATGGGAACAAGTTCAAGCTAGTCTCAAAGACATTGAATGTCGAAGCCAAGAGAAAGTTTGTAGAAGAATACGAGAAACGTTAA
- a CDS encoding uncharacterized protein (ancestral locus Anc_3.476), with translation MAAGFSFAGELPIELPGRAPAAVEGKPEVVAARNACVSAIASDGGDVLSRIDVLLGYAGEILGLDGTEQALECEVAVAVVDVAYLEQELSLEMLERAYGSPLADSAWGSSGACLKRGVGLLQFVEQQHMQAFGAEARQNLFRLINTLKLELQFLQQMSVVVLSLSKLRSKVYSGRRDAVLDFRDHDVAQLATNSSLYAKLVIGCYNTATKCSASTVVNKPLVSYLNCLTFLLLSLDQYSKDQCGVALGMVDQAIRYLSQIVPADRLSDSILASRKKTDFLKNAIGKRTKNPRKTLRWIRRSRREELIPVLALTLDDFVIPLAQLLRYRYQQMNEKLAYQKVEADEATLRKLFPRGKAPELKGSQWFFNRETSRLQEVASPSAAAGYY, from the coding sequence ATGGCAGCCGGGTTCTCTTTTGCTGGGGAGTTGCCGATCGAGCTGCCTGGGCGAGCGCCCGCAGCAGTGGAAGGAAAACCCGAGGTGGTGGCAGCGAGGAATGCGTGTGTGAGTGCGATTGCGAGCGATGGAGGCGACGTTTTGTCACGGATTGATGTGCTGTTGGGCTATGCGGGCGAAATCTTGGGCCTTGATGGGACTGAGCAGGCGCTGGAGTGCGAGGTGGCCGTCGCCGTGGTGGATGTGGCGTATCTGGAGCAGGAGCTGTCGCTGGAGATGCTGGAGCGGGCGTATGGGTCGCCGCTGGCGGACTCTGCGTGGGGAAGCAGTGGTGCTTGTCTGAAGAGAGGCGTTGGGCTGCTGCAGTTTGTCGAACAGCAGCATATGCAGGCGTTCGGCGCTGAGGCGAGGCAGAACCTGTTCAGACTCATCAATACGTTGAAGCTGGAgcttcagtttctgcagcagatgAGCGTGGTGGTGCTGTCGCTGTCGAAACTGCGATCGAAGGTCTACAGCGGTCGGAGGGACGCGGTGCTGGACTTCCGGGACCACGACGTCGCGCAGTTGGCCACTAACAGTTCGCTGTATGCGAAATTGGTCATTGGTTGCTACAACACGGCTACGAAATGCTCAGCGAGCACTGTTGTCAATAAGCCCTTGGTGAGCTATCTCAACTGTTTGACGTTTCTTCTGCTGTCGTTGGACCAGTACTCCAAGGACCAGTGTGGCGTGGCGCTTGGCATGGTGGACCAGGCAATACGGTATCTGTCGCAGATCGTGCCTGCGGATCGCTTGAGCGACTCGATCCTGGCCAGCAGGAAGAAAACggacttcttgaagaatgcgATCGGAAAAAGGACCAAGAATCCAAGAAAAACCCTTCGCTGGATCAGGCGATCCAGGAGGGAGGAACTGATACCCGTGCTGGCTTTGACCTTGGACGATTTTGTGATCCCGCTTGCGCAGTTGCTGCGCTACAGATATCAACAGATGAACGAAAAACTAGCGTACCAGAAAGTGGAGGCTGACGAGGCCACCTTGAGGAAGCTGTTCCCCCGAGGTAAAGCTCCCGAGTTGAAGGGTTCGCAGTGGTTCTTTAATCGTGAGACCTCCAGGTTGCAGGAAGTGGCTTCGCcgtcagcagcagctggttACTATTAA